The window GATTATGGGATTGCCACCCTTCGAACTTGTCATTTTTTGTTTAGAGGCTTTAAAATAACCACATTTGAGAGTTAGAGAAACTATTGTTTTGGTTTTCCTGTTAGTGTTAACACAAAAATTATTGCATTAGGTCTCCTTATAGTACAGATAATTGACCATAATTCTACTGCAATTGGTCTTATAACTTCAACAATATGCAggttatattttctaaataatgaatttaagatgTGTCCAAAAACATAAGCCTCAGGGTGTTAAATCCGATGATGTTGGAGGCAATTTAATTAAGAACCAATTGAATATCCTAAATGTTAATCCGGAAATCTCTTGTTCAACCACTGAGGTTGAATATGAGGTGGAGTACCAGAGTAAGTGGATGCTAACAAATCCTTCGTAAATGACCAATGATGGCATCTTCCAAAAACACCAGTCCAAAGAGGATcctgaaatttctattttggcatattttaaaTCTCACATGGAAAACTCACCTAGAAATAATTGAGCAAGAACTTACGGTGTGAACTTAATAAGCAATATGACGGATCTTAAACAAACCCACATTTGTGCTATATAAATATagacaaaggtaaaaacattgtttcttggcttttttgctttttggaATTGATTACATAATGCATATGAAgcaaatgataatatttttaactgcTTAATTTGGAGCGACAaagctaatttatttaaacaaaggtATGTTTAACGTAACGCTTACTGATCGCAGAAACCCTCAGCTTAAACATTTGGTGCAGCTTAATAGGAAACTAGTAGAATCTGTGTTTTATGATGGCACTTTGACACGAAGGTGATTGTTGACCGCAGgataaatggattgcgacacGTGGCCCAATTCTTCGGCCAAgtaggtcaccagacctaacccgtctcgacttttatttttggggttacatacagaatgaagtgtataaaaaatCCGATCAGTACATGGAATTTCAATCTTAAAAACTACAAAGACGCGTGTTTTCCAAGTCAACTTGCTGATATTAATAACGtggtaaaattataatattgctgcaactttttaatttttatgtttaggCTATTAGGGTTaataaacttttgtattaagaaaattattatcttttgatttatgtaaaaatattcattttctcGAACACGCaatgctaattttttattttcaccattttaatcaacagacaAAATTCCACCAGTTTTCTCATTTAACTAAGCATGTATCCTAAAATAAACTGCTCAACAATCGAActggatattttataaattaccgaaatttgcctaaaaaaataaaattcatcaagttGCGTTTTAAGCTATGAGTAAATCCTGttgatagcaaatattttttgtcattttttcctttttttcatacattcttATCTCTTTTAAAGAATTCGGTTTCAAAATCCTAACAATTTAGTCACATAAAAGTGCTTGTAGAGACTTTACTATTCTCATTGTTACCAATAAATCTCTTtactttctcaaaaataatgGTTCTACGACGGTTAGAAACAGTGCAACTCGAGCAATTAGTACGTTGGCTACAGGAGGGCCTATCGATATATAGAGACTGGGTCTGCAGCTTACAGGCATGGTGGAGACCGAGAACGTGCTACAACTCATGCTCAAGACCGCTATATAACAGTAACCGCAAGAAGAAACCGAACATTTACGGCTTCGAAAATTAACAGCTACTTAAGGCATGCTACTGGGAGGGTAATTTCTAATCAGACTGTTAGAAGAAGATTACATGCGTCCAATTTAAGACCCAGAGCCAGACGACGTGCCACACATCCACGGTTGTCGGGGGAACATCGTGCATGTAGAAATCGGTGGGAAATAGAACACAGTAAttggaattttcaaaactggAGGTCTTGTATGTTTACGGATGAGTCCAGATTTCGGCTACATATTTGTGTTGGTAGAATTTTGGTGTGGAGGGAAAGGGGACAGCGATACCATGAAAATTTGATGGCGTCCACTACCCTTTTTGGAGGCGGTTCAGTTTGCGTTTGAGGAGGCATATGTTTCGATGGCCGCACCGATTTAGTGGTATTAAGAAATGAAACAATGAACGCTATACGATATAGAGACATTATTATAGAGAACATAATTGTACCATTTTTTGGTGCAATAGGCGAAGAATTCGTTTTAATCGATGATAATGCGCGCCCGCACCGTGCGAGAATTGTCAATGATCGCATTGAATTTCATGGCATTACCAGAATGGACTGGCCACCACATTCACCGGACATGAATTGCATTGAACACGTAGGTATGGGCCGAAATGTCTCGAAGATTAAACCAGCTCAAATAGCCACCTCTAACCTTAGAACAACTAGCCAATCAATTACCGGAAATATGGAAAAACATTCCTCAACACTACATTAACAACTTAATAAGAGCTATGTTGGCATAGCTGGGTGACAGCACTAAGACGAGCCAGGGGTGGACCTACGAGGTATTAATTTTCATGACAGGACTTTGGGGCACGCTTTACagggtgtaattttattttaatttttcctgttgtgtgttaaaaatttaaattttttaggagatatctgtttatttaattttctttggaGCTATTGTGAGTGAACTTAatagagatttatttattacatttaattttgttttattttaaatcattggcaaactaaaatttcagatttttataatatccacTTCGATTGTTGAGCAGTGTATTAACAATGATAGGtgccaatagtgccgacttaatcagGAGGCACTCTTTATACTTTACACTTTACAAATATAAATCTCAGTATTATTGTAAAGtgtcttttatataaaaataagtgaatccacgtttttaatatttcttaataacatCATTGAATTTCTCCATTTCTATCTGGATAATGCGGATATTGTATTTTTCTGGGAGGACTGCCTGAAATTATGAGAAACTGCCAGTTTGAGATGAAGATATTGCTAGTATCTTTGCTGGCTATAATTGAGTTCGTAGTTTCATGAAGTTAGTAATGAAATCAATAATAACCTTAACTGGGATTTTGTGCCTTGGGCTTGACAGATCGAGTACAACAAACCGCTTGCTATTTACCGAGCATGCATCCAATGTTTTCTGTCTATAAATAATGTAAAGTACAGAAATTGCGTTAACGCTAGTGATAAATCAAGGCTACTCTGTGACTAGATTTGGAGTACGCTTGTATTATCTACTCAATAACAAATAGAGTAGGTAAGTATTTTTGAGAGAAAGCACAGAAACGTTCAGATAACTGTATGCAAAGAAATACATTGTATTTCTATTTGCGTTTTTCTATGtactttctttattttcagtaatgaaatataaaataagtgaaataataaactatcacaaataacataaataaatatactgaGATATTTGCATAGTCCTATAGTTGGAACCTTCAGTATGACACTCAAATCATACAACAACAGTTTTACCAACTTATTCTGGACATGTATTCCGCTAACAAttttagcatcttcgggagaacattaaaactagttttaatttCCTCCCGAAGATTTGGGATATTTGTCATCATTTCTTATGATCCTTCATTATACTTTTAGaattaaacaaaactattttacttcataaaataattactgTATTTCTCCCAACCTAATCAAATATACTGacaacatatacagggtgttgttacaaaattcggtgcacaTACTTTCAGAGTGTATTATTGGAGTCAAAATAGGACTTTGTTTTGCTATAAACATGTGTCTTAAAATGATCCCTCTCAGAGTtacagcccgcgcaaattgattaatgaaaatcgattatttaGAACTATGACTACATTTATGCGTCAAATCTTCTGAAAATTTTTCTCCGTTTCTTaggagttttttaaattttccatcgCTAAAATGATGTAAATCTAAAAGGATTCAGGGAGGCTTACCCTTTACCCTTCTGATGGTCGCGATtcctataagaaaataaaaaatctagcaACAGCATCTAGTTAGCTatggaaaaaatctaaaattttgatttcttccatttttttgatatacaattaaccgtttttgagaaaatcgctgAGAAACGAAAGAGGAGCATTATTGCCTGATTAAACTATCATATTAGAAAAAACGAAGTGGGCCGTGACggctttaatttttgtgaaatcaaattaaatgtatcgaaaatattcaataattttagattttttcattgcTAACTAGATGCTGTTCTAGATTTTCAAAGTTCTTATCTAAGTTATGGGCCATTACAAGGGTAAGCCCTCCTAAATCTGGGTTTCCACCATTTTTGGGATGGAAAATGTCAAAagcactcaaaaaaaaaaacgagttcCAAATTTTCAGAAGATTTTACGTATAACTGTAGTCAGTGtaccaaataatcgattttcttcaagcaatttgcgcaggctgtagctctgagggggAGCATTTTAGGACACCTGTTTATAGGGAAAAAAGTCTTACTTTGTCTCCAACaatatgcttttaaaatatatgcgccgaattttgtaacattctGTATAATACTTAAAAacccccaatttttttttaaaatagctcTTTAAGAAGTgctttcttattaattttacccATAGCATTTTTAGGAATCTCTTTCACAATCTTCAATATACTAGGAATCCagtattttggcattttttcttTGGCCCACTCCCTTAAGTCCTCAAAGTCTATCTTATGTCCCTCCTCGAGCACTAAAACAGCCGCAACTTTTTCACCATAAGTCACATCTGGCACCCCCAAAACCGCACATTCTTTAATATCAGGGTGAGCTAACAAAAGGGTTTCAATTTGCAATGCGCTTATTTTATAGCCACCACTTTTAATGATATCCACACTTTTTCTTCctagcatttttattttatttttgttttttacgtATTGTGCCATGTCACCCGTTTTAAACCAACCGTCTTGATTAAACTCTTTAGCAGTCTCTTttggtttattaaaatattctttaaagacGCTGTCTCCTTTTACAAGAAGTTCTCCTGAAACATCTTCCAAGTTAGAGTTAGCAGTATTTTCGTCATACTTTAATAAGATTTTTCCAGTTTCCTGATCAGCTAAGGCCACTGAAACTGTTGGTAAGGGTAATCCTACATATCCCGGCTCCCGTTCAGCTTTGTAGGCATTTGAGAGGCACATGCCTATTTCAGTCATACCGTAACGCTCAAGAAGTTGATGGCCAGTGATTTCATACCATCTTAAATAAGAACTTaactttatttaacttataatttattttgaaaaatttacctgtTAAATAAAGGTTCTGGTAAAGGGGCTGAACCACTAACCATAAGCCTAAAGTTATTTACCAAATATTGCCTAATGTCCTCAGCttctttatgtaaattattgttaaattccTCAACCAACTTGGAGTAAATGGTTGGAACTGCCATAAAAACAGAAACCTTAtcgttatttttattctgtctaTTTAGCAAATAAGACCACACTTCTTTAGCATTAAACTTTGGTAGCATTATAGTAGTTGCACCCATAAAAAGTGGGCAAAATAAGGCATTTATAGTACCATGCACATGGTGTAGAGGCAACGTGTgtaaaataacatctttatcCGACCATTTCCATGATTCAGTCAAAATCTT is drawn from Anthonomus grandis grandis chromosome 1, icAntGran1.3, whole genome shotgun sequence and contains these coding sequences:
- the LOC126740154 gene encoding malonate--CoA ligase ACSF3, mitochondrial-like, with the translated sequence MFPLRRIFIKKNLIIRPLSNKRQTATNIQEIEVKSVFHNVSSYKNKTAIIDNTGNYTFGSIFAEADSLSKKIVIQLNGKTGERVLFLCPNDASYVVTIWAIWLAGQIAVPLSPLHPESLLEYYVEDTKSQLLLSSLQFENQMGELSKKLNKSLMVLDNNLLKLDSSKRVIDDSSQDSLLPYVKSEAMILYTSGTTGKPKGVVLTHKNIFTQMKILTESWKWSDKDVILHTLPLHHVHGTINALFCPLFMGATTIMLPKFNAKEVWSYLLNRQNKNNDKVSVFMAVPTIYSKLVEEFNNNLHKEAEDIRQYLVNNFRLMVSGSAPLPEPLFNRWYEITGHQLLERYGMTEIGMCLSNAYKAEREPGYVGLPLPTVSVALADQETGKILLKYDENTANSNLEDVSGELLVKGDSVFKEYFNKPKETAKEFNQDGWFKTGDMAQYVKNKNKIKMLGRKSVDIIKSGGYKISALQIETLLLAHPDIKECAVLGVPDVTYGEKVAAVLVLEEGHKIDFEDLREWAKEKMPKYWIPSILKIVKEIPKNAMGKINKKALLKELF